In Cumulibacter soli, the following proteins share a genomic window:
- a CDS encoding enterochelin esterase domain-containing protein, which translates to MNAPSKLALAAHPRTTERTASPAIKTLSDQLRAATRARHEQALAEFWATTATDTPLIEPVADGTALTLLWRDAEAAAVLVTVNRVTNDLESSTMQRVPHTDVWHASYLLENDWRGSYTVLAADAAVLSTLCSMEPRAAMAHIRQHGVCDPRNRHSCLAHGHRRSSVAALKDAPVQRYFDPHAHPRGTATEHVTATGRRVWSYLPAEATSECPIVVVLDGDVWHASQYAATTIDALIDDGAIRAPLVLMVDPGPTAQRVADLHIDGPMAEEIVRDLLPWARSMFAISEDPADVVVSGESLGALTALKVAFDHPQSVGCAVSQSASLWQHDMLDRAASAEHPVRVYLAVGTKESVLLEPNRALRESLTVTPHELTYVEYNGGHDMACWRGGWAEGVRQMLARS; encoded by the coding sequence ATGAACGCTCCGTCGAAGTTGGCATTGGCGGCGCACCCGAGAACGACCGAGCGCACAGCGAGCCCAGCGATCAAGACGCTCAGCGACCAATTGCGAGCAGCAACGCGAGCACGACACGAGCAGGCGCTAGCCGAGTTCTGGGCGACGACTGCTACCGATACACCGCTGATCGAACCGGTCGCCGACGGAACCGCGTTGACACTATTGTGGCGGGACGCCGAAGCCGCCGCCGTACTCGTCACCGTAAACCGCGTGACGAACGACCTTGAGTCCAGCACCATGCAGCGCGTTCCGCACACTGACGTATGGCATGCCTCGTACCTGCTGGAGAACGACTGGCGCGGCTCGTATACCGTGCTCGCCGCCGATGCCGCCGTACTGAGCACCTTGTGTTCGATGGAACCACGCGCGGCGATGGCGCACATCCGCCAGCACGGCGTGTGCGATCCGCGCAATCGGCACTCCTGCCTGGCACACGGACACCGCCGATCCTCCGTGGCGGCGCTAAAAGATGCCCCAGTACAACGCTACTTCGATCCGCACGCGCACCCGCGTGGCACCGCTACCGAACATGTCACCGCGACCGGCCGTCGCGTCTGGTCGTACCTTCCGGCCGAGGCAACCTCCGAGTGTCCGATCGTCGTCGTCCTGGACGGCGACGTATGGCACGCCTCCCAGTACGCCGCGACGACCATCGATGCGCTCATCGATGATGGCGCAATCCGAGCGCCGCTAGTGCTGATGGTCGATCCGGGTCCGACCGCGCAGCGCGTCGCCGACCTGCACATCGATGGACCGATGGCCGAAGAAATCGTGCGCGATCTCTTGCCCTGGGCGCGCTCGATGTTCGCAATCAGCGAGGATCCGGCTGATGTCGTGGTCTCCGGCGAGAGTTTGGGCGCACTCACCGCCCTCAAGGTCGCCTTTGATCACCCGCAAAGCGTGGGCTGCGCGGTGAGCCAGTCCGCCTCGCTGTGGCAGCACGACATGCTCGATCGCGCAGCCAGCGCCGAGCACCCTGTACGGGTCTACCTCGCAGTTGGCACCAAGGAAAGCGTGCTGCTCGAGCCCAATCGCGCGCTACGCGAATCGCTCACGGTGACGCCGCACGAACTGACGTACGTCGAGTACAACGGCGGACACGATATGGCGTGCTGGCGTGGCGGATGGGCCGAGGGAGTTCGGCAGATGCTCGCCCGCTCGTAA
- a CDS encoding LLM class flavin-dependent oxidoreductase, whose translation MTLRIGLSLSPTWLRGDSWRQRASGAESMFSTEFYLGPAKLAEAAQLDFLFKPDAGFLDPAPLGRGVGFAALDSIVLMTALATQTSQIRLIPTISSTFAHPYTVARQLQSLDQLSGGRVGWNVVTSLGGAQNFPESSVDDPYANATDFVEMIEALRQTFPADALLVDRRNGRFADISTLKTATPRGRYASDGPIPVPAVSQRRWPLVHAGGSARSREFAAQYADLVFAMASTPEDSQRQRAALRAAAEPRRRRVGLLPGLALCLADTRAEAQRLAQEAGTRGTGAHVQHWSVTGTPDDAVVAITEWADTEACDGLIVLPIGSIRSLELFTSEVVPALVASGHYRSPQHPGPSRQERQR comes from the coding sequence ATGACGCTACGGATCGGGCTATCGCTATCCCCTACGTGGCTGCGTGGCGATTCATGGCGCCAACGCGCCAGCGGCGCGGAGTCGATGTTCTCCACCGAGTTCTATCTGGGCCCGGCCAAGCTGGCCGAGGCCGCACAGTTGGACTTCCTGTTCAAACCGGACGCGGGTTTTCTCGATCCCGCACCGCTGGGTAGGGGCGTCGGGTTCGCCGCGTTGGACTCGATCGTGCTCATGACCGCGTTAGCGACGCAGACATCGCAGATCCGGCTTATCCCGACGATCTCCAGCACCTTCGCGCACCCATATACCGTGGCGCGTCAACTGCAGTCCCTAGATCAGCTCAGCGGCGGGCGCGTGGGCTGGAACGTGGTCACGTCACTCGGCGGTGCGCAGAACTTTCCTGAATCCTCGGTGGACGATCCTTATGCGAACGCGACTGACTTCGTCGAGATGATTGAGGCTCTGCGCCAGACCTTCCCTGCCGACGCGCTGCTCGTCGACCGCCGCAACGGTCGGTTCGCCGATATATCGACCCTCAAGACCGCCACGCCGCGCGGACGCTACGCCTCGGACGGCCCTATTCCGGTGCCGGCGGTGTCGCAGCGACGGTGGCCGTTGGTTCACGCCGGTGGTTCGGCGCGCTCTCGTGAGTTCGCAGCGCAGTACGCCGATCTTGTATTCGCGATGGCCTCGACTCCCGAGGATTCCCAGCGGCAGCGCGCCGCGTTGAGGGCAGCAGCCGAACCGCGTCGTCGACGGGTGGGGCTTCTGCCGGGATTAGCACTGTGCCTGGCCGATACTCGCGCCGAGGCGCAACGACTCGCCCAGGAGGCGGGCACTCGGGGCACTGGCGCGCACGTACAACATTGGTCTGTTACCGGAACGCCCGACGACGCGGTCGTCGCGATCACCGAGTGGGCCGACACCGAAGCCTGCGACGGGCTGATCGTGCTACCGATCGGATCGATTCGCTCCCTAGAACTATTCACCAGTGAGGTAGTCCCTGCATTGGTCGCGTCCGGGCATTACCGTTCGCCACAGCATCCAGGTCCGAGCCGTCAGGAGAGACAACGATGA
- a CDS encoding ABC transporter ATP-binding protein, with amino-acid sequence MDSSAELSAQQLTLAYEAREVARGLDVEIPRGQVTTIIGPNACGKSTLLRALAKLLKPSAGQVLLDGADLREFGPKQLARRLGLLPQTSVAPFGITVADLVARGRFPHQRILQQFSHDDEIAVARALDATGTTALADRDIEELSGGQRQRVWIALLLAQDAPLMLLDEPTTYLDIAHQLDVLELCRTLNQREGRTMVLVLHDLNQAARYADHLIVMKDGAVAASGVPAEVLTEELLARVFNLECRVVPDPVLGSPMVIPIASLTDREHEDEAAG; translated from the coding sequence ATGGACAGCAGCGCCGAGTTAAGCGCTCAGCAACTCACCCTCGCTTACGAAGCTCGAGAGGTCGCCCGCGGACTGGATGTCGAAATCCCGCGGGGCCAAGTGACCACGATCATCGGCCCCAATGCCTGCGGCAAGTCCACGCTCCTGCGCGCGCTGGCGAAGCTGCTCAAACCCAGTGCCGGGCAGGTGTTGCTGGACGGTGCTGACCTGCGCGAGTTCGGTCCCAAACAACTTGCCCGGCGCCTCGGTCTATTACCGCAGACCTCGGTAGCGCCGTTCGGTATCACGGTAGCCGACCTCGTCGCGCGGGGACGATTCCCACACCAACGCATCCTGCAGCAGTTCTCACACGACGACGAGATCGCCGTGGCGAGAGCACTGGATGCTACCGGTACCACGGCGCTTGCTGATCGCGACATAGAAGAACTCTCCGGCGGTCAGCGCCAACGGGTGTGGATAGCGCTGCTACTTGCCCAAGACGCACCGTTGATGTTGTTGGACGAGCCGACGACCTATCTCGATATCGCCCACCAGCTCGATGTGCTGGAGTTGTGCCGCACGCTCAATCAACGCGAGGGGCGCACGATGGTGCTGGTGCTGCACGATCTGAACCAGGCTGCTCGATACGCCGATCACCTGATCGTGATGAAGGACGGCGCTGTCGCGGCGTCCGGTGTCCCTGCCGAGGTACTCACCGAGGAGTTGCTGGCGCGAGTGTTCAACCTCGAATGCCGGGTCGTACCTGATCCGGTGCTCGGGAGCCCCATGGTGATCCCGATCGCGAGTCTTACCGATCGCGAGCACGAGGACGAGGCGGCCGGATGA
- a CDS encoding FecCD family ABC transporter permease, with translation MRNMPSDESLRAARGSAKIIRTRSVSLAATPRLIIVSAVLLAIMIILGIWAMTIGKLPISFADVFASLFGLEDIKYERVVHHIRLPRVVTAIFAGAALGASGAVFQSVSRNALGSPDVIGFTVGAATGAILQIVVFRAPAAQVALGAIIGGVVTALVVYLLSVKHGVSGGYRLILTGIGVGAICAAINDLLLVSGDLDDAVTANLWLSGSLDARTWEHAIPVMVGVVVLLPLISILARRATLMEMGDDLARQLGVPVERTRVFLMLAAVLLAALATAAAGPIAFVALAAPQIVARLTAARGMPVVSAALMGACLLVGADVIAQLLPISASVPIGRMTGIIGGVYLLYLISRSRQV, from the coding sequence ATGCGCAATATGCCTAGCGATGAGTCACTACGCGCGGCCCGCGGCAGCGCGAAGATCATTCGGACGCGCTCGGTGTCGCTCGCGGCCACACCACGCCTGATCATCGTGTCCGCCGTGCTGCTGGCGATCATGATCATCCTTGGGATCTGGGCGATGACGATCGGTAAACTGCCGATCTCATTCGCGGACGTGTTTGCTTCGCTGTTCGGGCTCGAGGACATCAAATACGAACGGGTCGTGCACCATATTCGGCTACCTCGAGTGGTGACTGCGATTTTCGCAGGCGCTGCACTCGGCGCCTCGGGAGCGGTGTTCCAATCGGTATCTCGCAATGCACTCGGCTCCCCCGACGTCATCGGATTCACCGTGGGGGCGGCTACCGGGGCGATCCTGCAGATAGTCGTGTTCCGCGCACCCGCTGCTCAAGTAGCGCTCGGCGCCATCATCGGCGGCGTCGTCACCGCGCTCGTGGTGTACCTGCTGTCGGTCAAACACGGGGTCAGCGGCGGATACCGCCTCATCCTGACCGGCATCGGCGTCGGCGCGATCTGCGCGGCAATCAACGATCTGCTGCTGGTCAGCGGGGACCTTGACGATGCGGTAACCGCAAACTTGTGGCTGTCTGGGTCACTAGACGCCCGTACTTGGGAGCACGCGATCCCGGTCATGGTCGGCGTCGTCGTCCTACTGCCGCTGATCTCGATACTCGCGCGCCGGGCAACGCTGATGGAGATGGGCGACGATCTCGCACGTCAGCTCGGAGTGCCGGTCGAACGTACTCGCGTCTTCCTGATGTTGGCCGCGGTGTTGCTTGCCGCACTCGCAACGGCTGCCGCCGGTCCCATTGCGTTTGTGGCGCTCGCCGCACCGCAGATCGTCGCTCGGTTGACCGCCGCCCGCGGCATGCCGGTCGTCAGCGCCGCCCTGATGGGCGCGTGCCTGCTCGTAGGCGCCGACGTCATCGCCCAATTACTACCGATCAGCGCTTCGGTGCCGATCGGACGAATGACCGGCATCATCGGCGGCGTCTACCTGTTGTATCTCATTAGTCGCTCCCGACAAGTCTGA